One Sodalinema gerasimenkoae IPPAS B-353 DNA segment encodes these proteins:
- a CDS encoding DMT family transporter has product MEQRETRLTNPDGIGDRSVETVLTELTQDLKHLQQDLIVQLTRDVSRLQAEKTRLLDDINELQTRYQKLSPGQQPPALSESEEDRQVWVQQLAQLVAASLEERLSARVEELAARQLPPSRPVAVLDEGDRLRDSVDTRFHQTYQSLSRELTNYRSDLSQSLHQLDNLQQQGEALLDTLVSRLSHELRDEAQGMPPTSAPAAYRNGASESVSPAPTQPRPTSEDNSHVPTPPVPTPEALESEIKANEQANLNEVPPPPPPKPASQVQTGLILALLYSAVLSLFNVSIRVILNESNILGLVSWGGIISPSLGNSMLILFMRMVVVVVLMPLLAAQLYPRWWEELQNFQKPENRRLQYQVIGSGAALFVSQVLIYIALGNIPAGVAITLFFIFPIVTVLGAWFLFGARPTAARAVIMTVILIGGISAVPGIGDVLSGGLAGDGLLVGSLTALGSGITFAGYVLLTQIASKQLHPISFSFANFVCVFVFSFVGLVIVERFDETMTLPTQHIAGLFWSGLWLGLLTLISYVLNNFAIRYAGASLASIIGATGPVMTALFGFFFIGEQLAGNQIFGMLVVTAGVVALSLERMFLARNA; this is encoded by the coding sequence ATGGAGCAAAGGGAAACGCGATTGACCAACCCCGACGGTATCGGCGATCGCTCAGTCGAAACCGTGTTAACTGAGCTGACTCAGGATCTCAAACATCTCCAACAGGATCTCATCGTCCAACTGACGCGAGATGTCAGCCGCCTACAAGCCGAGAAAACCCGACTGCTGGATGATATCAACGAATTACAAACTCGCTATCAAAAACTCTCTCCCGGTCAGCAACCCCCGGCTCTGAGTGAATCTGAAGAAGATCGTCAGGTTTGGGTCCAACAACTGGCACAACTTGTGGCTGCCAGTCTCGAAGAACGACTTTCGGCACGAGTCGAAGAACTCGCCGCTCGTCAACTCCCTCCCAGTCGTCCCGTAGCCGTCTTAGATGAGGGCGATCGCCTGCGAGATTCTGTTGATACCCGTTTCCACCAAACCTATCAGAGTCTCAGTCGGGAACTGACCAACTACCGCAGCGATCTCTCCCAATCCCTACATCAACTCGACAATCTGCAACAACAAGGGGAAGCCCTGCTCGATACCCTCGTCAGCCGTCTCAGCCACGAATTACGAGATGAAGCCCAGGGAATGCCCCCCACCTCTGCTCCAGCCGCCTATCGCAATGGAGCTAGCGAGTCCGTCTCCCCGGCACCCACTCAACCCAGGCCCACCTCCGAGGACAATAGCCACGTTCCCACCCCTCCGGTTCCCACCCCGGAAGCTCTAGAGTCTGAAATTAAGGCCAATGAGCAAGCAAATCTCAACGAGGTTCCACCACCACCTCCCCCGAAACCTGCCTCCCAAGTGCAAACGGGTTTAATCCTAGCCCTCCTCTACTCGGCCGTGCTGTCTCTGTTTAACGTCAGTATCCGAGTCATCCTCAACGAAAGTAATATCCTAGGACTCGTCTCCTGGGGAGGGATTATTTCCCCCAGCCTCGGCAACTCCATGCTGATTTTGTTTATGCGCATGGTGGTGGTTGTCGTCTTAATGCCATTGCTGGCGGCACAGCTCTATCCTCGATGGTGGGAAGAATTGCAAAACTTCCAAAAACCCGAGAATCGCCGCCTGCAATATCAAGTCATTGGCAGTGGTGCCGCCTTGTTTGTCTCCCAAGTCTTGATTTATATCGCCTTGGGTAACATCCCCGCTGGGGTAGCCATTACCCTGTTCTTCATCTTCCCCATTGTCACAGTGTTGGGGGCTTGGTTTCTCTTTGGCGCTCGTCCAACCGCTGCCCGTGCGGTGATTATGACGGTCATTCTCATTGGTGGCATCTCTGCTGTTCCCGGTATTGGCGATGTATTATCCGGTGGTTTAGCTGGTGATGGCTTGCTGGTGGGGAGTCTCACCGCATTAGGGTCTGGTATTACCTTTGCCGGGTATGTCCTCCTGACTCAGATTGCCTCCAAACAACTGCACCCGATTTCCTTTAGCTTTGCTAATTTTGTCTGTGTCTTTGTCTTCTCCTTCGTGGGTTTAGTGATCGTGGAGCGGTTTGACGAGACGATGACCTTACCCACCCAGCATATTGCGGGACTGTTTTGGAGTGGGCTATGGCTGGGATTATTGACCCTGATTAGCTATGTTCTCAATAACTTTGCCATTCGCTATGCCGGCGCATCTCTAGCCTCGATTATTGGGGCCACTGGCCCAGTGATGACGGCTCTGTTTGGCTTCTTCTTTATTGGAGAACAACTGGCAGGGAACCAAATTTTTGGCATGTTGGTGGTCACCGCTGGGGTAGTCGCTTTAAGTTTAGAGCGTATGTTCCTGGCGCGGAACGCGTAA
- a CDS encoding 2Fe-2S iron-sulfur cluster-binding protein has protein sequence MTRTHQIRIHHRQSGQDYTVRVPEDRYILQSAENQGVDLPFSCRNGACTTCAVRVISGELYQPEAMGLSPALQKKGYALLCVSYPRSDIEVETQDEDEVYELQFGRYFGKGKVRMGLPLDED, from the coding sequence ATGACTCGTACCCATCAAATTCGGATTCACCATCGCCAGAGCGGTCAGGACTACACGGTTAGGGTTCCTGAAGATCGCTACATTCTGCAATCAGCGGAAAATCAGGGGGTAGATTTACCCTTCTCCTGTCGCAATGGAGCTTGTACAACCTGTGCCGTGCGGGTCATCTCCGGGGAATTGTACCAACCTGAAGCCATGGGACTCTCTCCGGCACTCCAGAAAAAAGGCTATGCTCTCCTCTGTGTCAGCTATCCCCGTTCGGATATTGAGGTGGAAACTCAGGATGAGGATGAAGTCTATGAACTTCAGTTTGGTCGTTACTTTGGCAAAGGGAAGGTTCGCATGGGCTTACCCCTTGATGAAGATTAG
- the gatA gene encoding Asp-tRNA(Asn)/Glu-tRNA(Gln) amidotransferase subunit GatA, which translates to MASIRELHRELINKERSAVEMTQETLDRIEALEPQLHSFLHVTAEAAIAQARRVDAKIAAGESIGLLEGIPIAIKDNLCMRGVPTTCGSRILENYIPPYNATVIEKLEAAGAVLVGKTNLDEFAMGSSTENSAYQVTANPWDTHRVPGGSSGGSAAAVAAEEAVVALGSDTGGSIRQPASFCGVVGMKPTYGLVSRYGLVAYASSLDQIGPFGRTVEDAATLLEAIAGYDPRDSTSLKVDIPHYSRAVKPNLKPKGRLRVGIIQETFGKGLDPDVETAVKAAIEVLQELGTEISVISCPTFSYGLPTYYIIAPSEASANLARYDGVKYGLRVEEADNLLEMYEKTRAQGFGPEVKRRIVIGTYALSAGYYDAYYLKAQKVRTLICQDFQKAFAQADVLITPTSPTTAFKAGEKTDDPLSMYLSDLMTIPVNLAGLPALSLPCGFDSQGLPIGMQMIGNVLQEERLLEIANAYEQATLWHTRTPKLSA; encoded by the coding sequence ATGGCATCCATTCGTGAGTTGCACCGAGAATTGATTAATAAGGAGCGATCTGCGGTTGAAATGACCCAGGAAACCCTCGATCGCATTGAAGCATTGGAACCGCAACTTCACAGCTTCCTCCACGTGACGGCTGAAGCGGCGATCGCCCAGGCGCGACGAGTGGATGCCAAAATTGCGGCGGGGGAGTCCATTGGACTGCTTGAGGGGATTCCTATTGCGATTAAGGATAATCTCTGTATGCGTGGGGTTCCCACCACCTGCGGATCTCGAATTTTAGAAAACTACATTCCCCCCTACAATGCCACGGTGATTGAGAAGCTAGAGGCGGCGGGGGCCGTCTTGGTGGGTAAGACGAATTTGGATGAGTTCGCCATGGGCAGTTCTACGGAGAACTCCGCCTATCAGGTGACGGCTAATCCTTGGGATACCCATCGGGTTCCCGGTGGTTCCTCTGGGGGATCAGCGGCGGCTGTGGCGGCAGAGGAAGCGGTGGTGGCTCTCGGTTCGGATACGGGTGGCTCGATTCGCCAGCCTGCGTCCTTTTGCGGGGTGGTGGGGATGAAACCCACCTATGGTTTAGTCTCTCGCTATGGCCTTGTGGCCTATGCCTCGTCGTTGGATCAGATTGGTCCGTTTGGCCGTACCGTGGAGGATGCGGCGACCCTCTTGGAGGCGATCGCCGGCTATGATCCCCGCGATTCGACGAGTCTCAAGGTGGACATTCCCCATTACTCACGGGCCGTGAAACCCAACCTCAAACCCAAAGGACGGTTACGGGTGGGGATTATCCAGGAAACCTTTGGTAAGGGCCTCGATCCGGACGTGGAAACCGCCGTTAAAGCCGCGATCGAAGTCTTGCAAGAGTTGGGAACAGAAATTTCCGTAATTTCTTGTCCCACCTTTAGTTATGGCTTGCCCACCTATTACATCATTGCCCCCTCGGAGGCCTCAGCCAACTTGGCACGGTATGACGGGGTGAAGTATGGCTTACGGGTGGAGGAGGCGGATAATCTCCTGGAGATGTATGAAAAAACTCGCGCTCAGGGGTTTGGCCCGGAAGTTAAACGCCGTATCGTCATTGGGACCTATGCCCTCTCGGCGGGCTACTATGATGCCTATTATCTCAAGGCTCAGAAGGTGCGGACGTTGATTTGTCAGGATTTCCAAAAGGCGTTTGCTCAAGCGGATGTGTTGATTACCCCCACCTCGCCAACGACGGCCTTTAAGGCGGGGGAGAAAACCGATGATCCTCTGAGTATGTATCTGTCGGACTTGATGACGATTCCGGTGAACTTGGCAGGATTACCGGCATTGAGTCTCCCCTGCGGCTTTGACAGTCAGGGTTTGCCCATTGGAATGCAGATGATTGGCAATGTGCTTCAGGAGGAACGACTCCTAGAGATTGCCAATGCCTATGAACAGGCGACGCTGTGGCATACTCGTACGCCGAAACTGTCAGCCTAG
- a CDS encoding putative 2-dehydropantoate 2-reductase — protein MASFPQFASTPRRYAIVGTGAIGGYYGAKLQRAGVEVHFLTRSDYEVIRQKGLTVESPEGNFQLGEVQAYRDVADMPACDVVIVALKTTQNQVLGELLPPLLKPDGVVLVLQNGLGVEDEVAESVGGDRVLGGLCFICSNKVGPGQIRHLDYGAIALGEYHPEYTPQGVTERMRAIAHDFERAGVPMQFHEDLLLARWKKLVWNIPFNGLSVVLDAKTDRLITDANSREAVESLMTEVVAGAKACGREIPSAFVEEMLKTTEQMPPYLTSMKLDFEAKRPLEIEAILGTPLRRGTAAGANLPQMALLYQQLTVLDRYNRA, from the coding sequence ATGGCATCGTTTCCCCAATTTGCTTCAACTCCCCGCCGCTACGCCATTGTCGGAACTGGCGCTATTGGCGGTTATTATGGCGCGAAACTACAGCGGGCTGGGGTGGAGGTGCATTTCCTCACCCGCAGCGATTATGAGGTGATTCGTCAGAAGGGGTTAACGGTGGAGTCTCCCGAGGGAAATTTTCAACTGGGGGAGGTTCAGGCCTATCGGGATGTGGCGGATATGCCGGCCTGTGATGTGGTGATTGTGGCCCTCAAAACCACTCAAAATCAGGTGTTGGGAGAGTTGTTACCGCCTTTGTTGAAGCCCGATGGGGTGGTGTTGGTGTTGCAGAATGGTTTAGGGGTTGAAGATGAGGTGGCCGAGTCGGTGGGGGGCGATCGCGTGCTGGGGGGCTTGTGTTTTATCTGTTCTAATAAGGTGGGGCCCGGCCAAATTCGTCATCTGGATTATGGGGCGATCGCCCTTGGAGAGTATCATCCGGAGTATACGCCCCAAGGGGTGACCGAGCGGATGCGGGCGATCGCCCATGATTTTGAGCGGGCCGGGGTTCCGATGCAATTCCATGAGGATTTGTTGCTGGCCCGTTGGAAAAAACTGGTTTGGAATATCCCTTTTAACGGGTTATCGGTGGTGTTAGATGCTAAAACCGATCGCCTGATTACTGATGCGAACAGTCGTGAAGCAGTGGAATCCTTAATGACTGAAGTGGTGGCGGGGGCGAAGGCTTGTGGACGGGAGATTCCGAGCGCCTTTGTTGAGGAGATGTTAAAGACAACGGAACAGATGCCCCCCTATTTAACTAGCATGAAATTGGATTTTGAGGCCAAACGACCGCTAGAGATTGAGGCGATTCTTGGAACTCCCCTGCGCCGTGGAACTGCTGCTGGGGCAAATTTGCCGCAAATGGCCTTGTTGTACCAGCAGTTGACGGTGTTAGACCGCTATAATCGGGCTTAA
- a CDS encoding IS200/IS605 family accessory protein TnpB-related protein: MVQTTSIIRTDRWTLNPTASQPVLLSQTVEIYRRVCRHLMGILLTHWPSLGALSSQKRVLAVEKLIHQTAKNPNPKYRQFDQTFYKFPSYYRRAAIVFAAGQVSSYMTRYQEWQSGTRQRRDAKPPVLNPNSGCYPTLYKGQCYKLHGYSHIEIKVFNGTDWVWTTVGISSLRERHTVDSNKLRSPALIVNEQKRACHLSVPFECHPLQREGEGRVVSVDLGINTTATVAVVNFDGTVTYREFIHPGRDIDRRDKRLKSVSQRASQTMGHGGSLQKGFCSHTYRKCRNINRQIGQIVSKHIVQIAQQFNVDAIVFENLKGWKAKGGRKRSNLRQRFHGWLKGMIRDLTEMKWQEIGGKVIDVVAAYTSKLAYDGSGVVRRDSKNYALAKFSSGKRYNADLNGALNIAARGILQLTRRKDSEERSSQCSRRSPRSWACLCDLWTSTVRG, encoded by the coding sequence ATGGTACAAACCACATCAATCATCCGTACAGACCGATGGACTCTTAACCCGACAGCCAGCCAGCCAGTGCTGCTGAGCCAAACGGTTGAGATCTATCGTCGCGTCTGTCGGCATTTGATGGGGATTCTCTTAACCCATTGGCCGTCTCTAGGAGCATTATCGAGTCAAAAACGGGTTCTAGCCGTCGAAAAACTCATTCACCAAACCGCGAAGAACCCCAACCCCAAATACCGGCAATTTGACCAAACCTTTTACAAGTTCCCTAGCTACTACCGACGGGCCGCCATTGTCTTTGCTGCTGGCCAAGTCAGTAGCTACATGACCCGGTATCAGGAATGGCAATCGGGAACTCGTCAACGTCGGGATGCTAAACCTCCCGTCCTCAATCCCAACAGTGGCTGTTATCCGACCCTGTACAAAGGTCAATGCTATAAGCTGCATGGCTACAGCCACATCGAAATTAAGGTCTTTAACGGAACCGATTGGGTCTGGACGACAGTTGGGATAAGCAGCCTACGAGAACGGCATACCGTAGATAGCAACAAGCTACGGTCACCCGCCCTCATTGTTAATGAGCAGAAACGGGCCTGTCATCTCTCAGTTCCCTTTGAGTGTCATCCACTTCAACGGGAGGGAGAGGGTCGAGTTGTCAGTGTTGACCTGGGTATCAACACCACCGCTACCGTAGCAGTCGTGAATTTTGACGGCACTGTAACCTATCGGGAGTTTATTCACCCGGGGAGAGACATAGACCGTCGGGATAAACGGCTGAAATCGGTATCTCAACGAGCGAGTCAGACGATGGGACATGGTGGAAGTCTTCAGAAAGGGTTCTGCTCTCATACCTACCGCAAATGCCGTAATATCAACCGCCAAATTGGGCAAATTGTCTCAAAGCATATTGTGCAGATTGCCCAACAGTTCAATGTCGATGCCATTGTCTTTGAGAACCTGAAAGGATGGAAGGCTAAGGGAGGACGCAAACGCTCCAACCTGCGCCAACGCTTTCATGGATGGCTCAAGGGGATGATTCGAGACTTGACCGAGATGAAGTGGCAAGAGATAGGCGGTAAAGTCATTGATGTCGTGGCTGCTTATACTTCAAAGCTGGCTTATGACGGCAGTGGAGTCGTACGACGGGACTCCAAAAACTATGCTCTGGCTAAATTTTCCTCGGGCAAGCGATACAATGCAGACCTTAATGGGGCACTTAATATTGCTGCCCGAGGTATTCTTCAGCTCACTCGCCGAAAGGACAGTGAGGAACGTTCGAGCCAATGTTCTCGGCGTTCGCCTAGAAGCTGGGCTTGTTTGTGTGACCTGTGGACTAGCACAGTTCGAGGTTAG
- a CDS encoding FKBP-type peptidyl-prolyl cis-trans isomerase, whose amino-acid sequence MRPILISLSLVIVCAVAILFTLINSQNQTAIADELPGEEPSATPAAETIRDDNPNLFAQASGSNAEAVADDDGMYTTESGLKYEKLETGDGAQPQTGQTVMVHYTGMLEDGTVFDSSRERNRPFSFRIGVGQVIQGWDEGVGMMHVGDRWKLTIPPELGYGERGAGGVIPPNATLIFDVELLRIS is encoded by the coding sequence TTGCGACCGATTTTAATTAGCTTAAGTCTTGTGATCGTCTGTGCTGTGGCGATTCTGTTCACCCTCATTAACAGCCAAAACCAAACGGCGATCGCCGACGAACTCCCCGGAGAGGAACCCTCGGCCACTCCCGCTGCTGAAACCATCCGCGACGACAATCCCAATCTCTTCGCCCAGGCTTCGGGTTCTAATGCAGAGGCCGTCGCCGACGACGATGGGATGTACACCACCGAATCCGGCTTGAAGTACGAAAAACTCGAAACCGGTGACGGCGCACAACCCCAAACAGGCCAAACGGTGATGGTTCATTACACCGGAATGCTTGAAGATGGAACGGTGTTTGACAGTTCCCGTGAGCGCAATCGTCCCTTTAGCTTCCGCATTGGTGTCGGCCAGGTGATTCAAGGCTGGGATGAAGGCGTAGGAATGATGCACGTGGGCGATCGGTGGAAACTGACAATTCCCCCGGAACTCGGCTATGGCGAACGGGGTGCGGGTGGAGTCATTCCTCCCAATGCAACCCTCATTTTTGATGTGGAATTGCTACGCATCAGTTAA
- a CDS encoding phasin family protein: protein MDNNNLLTQLLMIGVGTTSLVAEKIKEVSDRWVKEGKIDSDDAKSMIDDFMTQFKSEQGNLEKQLDRQLRNAMQDLGVPRQAEMDELRGRLDRLERQVRDLENKHWR from the coding sequence ATGGATAATAACAATCTACTGACCCAACTGTTAATGATCGGCGTGGGAACCACGTCTCTAGTTGCCGAGAAAATTAAAGAAGTCAGCGATCGCTGGGTGAAAGAAGGCAAAATCGACTCCGACGATGCCAAATCCATGATCGACGACTTTATGACTCAATTCAAGTCAGAACAGGGCAACCTGGAAAAACAACTCGATCGCCAACTTCGCAACGCCATGCAAGATTTAGGGGTTCCCCGCCAAGCCGAGATGGACGAGTTACGAGGACGACTCGATCGCCTCGAACGCCAAGTTCGCGATCTCGAAAATAAACATTGGCGGTAA
- a CDS encoding DUF3318 domain-containing protein, whose product MNPAIETHRLLDLMPASGRMFAKIVSQPSSSKVIDTPFPVPWKRDRLILINFDYWQELSQPQRDLLLLRTVCWQLEIRWFKLDVYQGLGLAGLVATAVEVAQGDAVGIVAAGSLTAIALNQIWRQNQSTASELAADEAAIAVAQRRGYDEVEAAKALVSAMKAVSELEGRAGLSFTELVRYQNLRAIAGVSGVTVPESLRQEG is encoded by the coding sequence ATGAATCCAGCCATCGAGACTCATCGCCTCCTCGATTTAATGCCCGCCTCCGGGCGTATGTTTGCCAAAATTGTCAGTCAGCCGAGTTCGTCTAAGGTGATTGACACGCCGTTTCCCGTTCCCTGGAAGCGCGATCGCCTGATTTTGATTAATTTCGACTATTGGCAAGAGTTGAGCCAACCGCAGCGGGATTTGCTCCTGTTACGGACGGTCTGTTGGCAGTTGGAGATTCGCTGGTTTAAGCTAGATGTCTATCAAGGACTCGGGTTAGCTGGACTGGTGGCAACGGCGGTTGAGGTGGCTCAGGGGGATGCGGTGGGAATTGTTGCGGCGGGAAGTTTGACGGCGATCGCCCTCAACCAGATTTGGCGGCAGAACCAGTCCACCGCCTCTGAACTGGCGGCCGACGAAGCGGCGATCGCCGTGGCTCAACGTCGTGGCTATGATGAAGTAGAAGCCGCCAAAGCCCTCGTTAGCGCCATGAAAGCCGTCAGCGAACTCGAAGGACGAGCGGGATTGTCCTTTACCGAGTTAGTTCGCTATCAAAATTTACGGGCGATCGCAGGCGTTTCTGGTGTCACCGTTCCCGAAAGCCTCCGCCAAGAGGGGTAA
- a CDS encoding ATP-dependent Clp protease ATP-binding subunit, which produces MFEHFTDKAIRVVMLAQEEARRLKHNMVGTEQILLGLVGEGSSIAANVLSKFSVTRDGARREVEQLIGRGSGFTSAEIPFTPKAKRVFEYAVEEARQLGHNYIAPEHILLGLTRDEEGVAATVLHNLGVDLGDIRTQVMKQLGEVAGVAPGGQPSSKNSKMATLEEFGTNLTQLAAEGKLDPVVGRDRETERLVQILGRRTKNNPILVGEPGIGKTAIAEGLAQRIATNAVPELLENKQVIAIDMGMLVAGTRFRGEFEERLKNIIEEVRSNANVVLVIDEIHTLVGAGALEGGLDAANILKPALARGELQCIGATTLDEFRKHIERDAALERRFQPIMVGEPTVEETIEILFGLRDRYEQHHQLTILDEALEAAAQLSDRYINDRFLPDKAIDLIDEAGSRVHIEHFKASPASRELKRELAQVIKDKDNAVSEQDFEKASQLRDRELETRAKIDQLSIERQQTPQGAPMVTEENIAEIVSSWTGVPVTKLEETESEKLLHLEDTLHQRLIGQEEAVRAVSRSVRRARVGLKNPHRPIASFIFSGPTGVGKTELTKALAAYFFGSEESMIRLDMSEFMERHTVSKLIGSPPGFVGYDEGGQLTEAVRRRPYSVILFDEIEKAHPDVFNLLLQILEDGRLTDSKGRVVDFKNTLLIMTSNIGSRVIEKGGGGLGFEITGDETDAQYNRIRNLVNEELKQYFRPEFLNRLDDIIVFSQLNREEIKQIADIELQRVFDRLVEKDIRLQATEAFKNRLADEGYDPAYGARPLRRAIMRLLEDVLAEKMLSGEIQDGDRAIIDLDDDGQVIISKDNVELRFPELVSTQ; this is translated from the coding sequence ATGTTTGAACACTTTACAGACAAAGCCATCCGAGTCGTTATGTTGGCTCAAGAAGAAGCCCGTCGGCTCAAACACAATATGGTGGGGACTGAGCAAATCTTGCTAGGTCTCGTTGGTGAGGGAAGCAGTATCGCCGCCAATGTCCTGAGTAAGTTTAGCGTCACCCGTGACGGGGCGCGCCGAGAGGTCGAACAACTCATTGGTCGCGGTTCCGGCTTTACCTCCGCTGAAATCCCCTTCACCCCAAAAGCCAAACGGGTGTTTGAATATGCCGTCGAAGAAGCCCGGCAACTGGGACACAACTATATCGCCCCCGAACATATCCTGCTCGGACTTACTCGGGATGAAGAAGGGGTTGCGGCCACAGTTCTGCATAACTTAGGTGTGGATCTTGGAGATATCCGCACCCAAGTCATGAAACAACTTGGGGAAGTCGCCGGTGTGGCTCCTGGAGGACAGCCATCGAGTAAAAACAGCAAAATGGCGACCTTGGAGGAGTTTGGCACCAACTTAACCCAGTTGGCCGCCGAAGGAAAACTCGACCCCGTTGTGGGACGCGATCGCGAAACGGAGCGTCTGGTGCAAATCCTGGGCCGTCGCACCAAAAACAACCCCATTCTCGTGGGCGAACCCGGTATCGGTAAAACCGCCATCGCTGAAGGCCTGGCCCAACGCATCGCCACCAATGCGGTCCCTGAACTCCTCGAAAACAAGCAAGTCATCGCCATCGACATGGGGATGCTTGTCGCCGGAACCCGCTTCCGGGGTGAGTTTGAGGAACGACTCAAAAACATCATCGAAGAAGTCCGCAGCAATGCTAATGTGGTTCTCGTCATCGACGAAATCCATACCCTAGTGGGTGCTGGTGCATTAGAAGGCGGTTTGGATGCAGCGAACATCCTCAAACCGGCCCTGGCTCGGGGTGAACTGCAATGTATCGGGGCCACCACCCTCGATGAGTTCCGTAAACATATCGAGCGGGATGCAGCCCTGGAGCGGCGTTTCCAGCCAATTATGGTCGGTGAGCCGACGGTGGAAGAAACCATCGAGATCCTCTTTGGCTTGCGCGATCGCTACGAGCAACATCACCAGCTCACCATCTTAGACGAAGCCCTCGAAGCCGCGGCCCAACTCTCCGATCGCTATATCAACGATCGCTTCCTCCCTGACAAAGCCATCGATCTCATCGATGAAGCTGGCTCTCGGGTGCATATTGAGCATTTCAAAGCCTCTCCCGCCTCCCGCGAACTCAAACGGGAGTTGGCTCAGGTGATCAAAGACAAAGACAACGCCGTTAGCGAACAGGACTTCGAGAAAGCCAGTCAACTGCGCGATCGCGAACTCGAAACCCGCGCTAAAATCGACCAACTCTCCATTGAGCGCCAACAAACCCCCCAGGGTGCGCCCATGGTCACCGAAGAGAACATCGCCGAGATTGTCTCAAGTTGGACGGGAGTTCCCGTGACAAAACTCGAAGAAACCGAGTCCGAAAAACTCCTGCACCTCGAAGACACCCTGCACCAACGTCTGATTGGTCAAGAAGAGGCGGTTCGCGCCGTATCCCGATCTGTGCGTCGCGCTCGAGTGGGCCTGAAAAATCCCCATCGTCCCATCGCCAGCTTCATCTTCTCGGGACCGACGGGGGTAGGGAAAACCGAACTCACCAAAGCCCTGGCGGCCTACTTCTTTGGCTCAGAAGAATCCATGATTCGCTTGGATATGTCCGAGTTCATGGAACGCCATACGGTGTCCAAATTGATTGGCTCCCCTCCAGGATTTGTCGGCTATGACGAAGGGGGACAACTTACGGAAGCCGTGCGTCGTCGTCCCTATTCGGTGATTCTCTTCGACGAAATCGAGAAGGCTCACCCCGATGTCTTTAACCTGCTGCTGCAAATCCTCGAAGATGGTCGTCTGACCGATTCTAAAGGTCGCGTGGTGGACTTCAAGAACACCTTGCTGATTATGACCTCCAATATCGGCTCCCGCGTCATTGAAAAAGGCGGCGGCGGCCTCGGCTTTGAAATCACCGGGGATGAAACCGATGCTCAGTACAACCGTATCCGTAATCTGGTGAACGAAGAACTCAAACAGTACTTCCGGCCTGAGTTCCTCAACCGCTTGGATGACATCATCGTCTTCAGCCAACTCAACCGCGAGGAAATTAAACAAATCGCCGATATCGAGTTGCAACGAGTCTTCGATCGCCTGGTGGAAAAAGACATCCGTCTGCAAGCCACCGAAGCCTTCAAGAACCGTCTCGCCGATGAAGGCTATGACCCCGCCTACGGTGCGCGGCCCCTACGTCGGGCAATTATGCGCCTCCTGGAAGATGTCTTGGCTGAGAAGATGCTCTCGGGTGAAATCCAAGACGGCGATCGCGCCATCATTGACCTAGATGATGACGGACAGGTCATTATCTCCAAGGACAATGTGGAACTGCGTTTCCCGGAACTGGTGTCCACCCAGTAA